Proteins found in one Triticum urartu cultivar G1812 chromosome 4, Tu2.1, whole genome shotgun sequence genomic segment:
- the LOC125550281 gene encoding uncharacterized tRNA/rRNA methyltransferase YsgA-like, whose product MLLARAPPPSPSAFNSPALSVRAFRRRRLAAPGAAATAASNPPSLRVGQRRKQVASVANPLVKHCVKLRDSAAYRRSCRRLVLVGLAPILEICRLGFAAIDCLLLLDGAEVPGELHELSGGNVVYVSATVMKKISGMQSVDSTEAIAVMHMPKHFCDLGDDEGGAGLDASFQSPKRILVLDGIQDPGNLGTLIRSACAFKWDGVFLLPACCDPFNEKALRAARGASLQLPIISGNWCDLHDLVTRYGMKMLAGHPESSSDGSEKTHVLSKELADSLMSESLCLVLGSEGNGLSEETVQACDLVSIPMEGIFESLNVSVAGGIFLFMLQPKQQTYSRISTP is encoded by the exons ATGCTACTGGcgcgcgccccgccgccatcgccgtcgGCGTTCAACTCCCCGGCGCTCTCGGTGCGCGCCTtccgccgtcgccgcctcgcTGCTCCCGGTGCCGCCGCGACGGCCGCGTCCAACCCGCCTTCTCTCCGGGTCGGGCAAAGGCGCAAGCAGGTGGCGAGCGTGGCGAACCCCCTGGTGAAGCACTGCGTGAAGCTCCGGGACTCGGCCGCCTACCGACGGTCCTGCCGCCGGCTCGTCCTCGTCGGCCTCGCCCCCATCCT GGAGATCTGCAGGCTTGGGTTCGCCGCAATCGATTGCTTGCTTCTCCTGGACGGCGCAGAGGTCCCGGGTGAACTGCATGAGCTCTCTGGTGGCAATGTTGTGTATGTCAGCGCCACTGTGATGAAGAAGATCTCCGGGATGCAGTCGGTTGATTCAACCGAGGCGATTGCTGTCATGCACATGCCTAAGCATTTCTGTGACCTCGGTGATGATGAGGGTGGAGCTGGTCTTGACGCGTCGTTCCAGTCTCCAAAGAGGATTCTAGTCCTTGATGGGATTCAG GATCCGGGTAACCTTGGAACGTTGATAAGGTCAGCTTGCGCGTTCAAATGG GATGGGGTATTTCTTCTTCCGGCTTGCTGTGATCCTTTCAATGAAAAGGCTCTTCGTGCAGCTCGTGGAGCCTCTTTGCAGCTTCCAATTATCTCTGGCAACTGGTGTGATCTGCATGATTTGGTAACTAGATATGGCATGAAGATGTTGGCAGGCCATCCAGAAAGTAGCAGTGATGGATCTGAAAAAACCCATGTGCTGTCCAAAGAGCTTGCAGACTCACTGATGAGTGAGTCACTATGCTTAGTGTTAGGAAGTGAGGGCAATGGCCTCTCTGAAGAGACCGTCCAAGCTTGTGATCTTGTAAGCATTCCTATGGAAGGTATTTTTGAATCTCTGAATGTTTCTGTTGCTGGGGGTATCTTTTTATTCATGTTACAACCCAAACAGCAAACATATAGCAGAATTTCAACTCCGTAA